From Pirellulales bacterium, the proteins below share one genomic window:
- a CDS encoding RNA polymerase sigma factor, producing MNATICKTPESANDRRTISAADDGELLVRYAETGDRSAFEELVHRYEREIYNYLRKYLGDQHLAEDAFQATFLQLHRKCSQFEPGRELRPWLYRIAANQANDLFRRNRRHQAASLEATHWTHDESESELSLRDCLSKEEREPHELLESAEDCRQIASAVDQLPDWLKQPVLLVVYQGLKYRDAAKIIGIPLGTLKSRLYEAVRRVGKLSQQPAERRAATIRRAPAA from the coding sequence ATGAATGCGACGATTTGCAAGACGCCCGAGAGCGCAAACGACCGCCGCACGATCTCCGCGGCCGACGACGGCGAATTGCTGGTGCGGTACGCGGAGACAGGAGACCGCAGCGCGTTCGAAGAACTCGTCCATCGCTACGAGCGCGAGATTTACAACTACCTCCGCAAGTATCTCGGCGACCAGCACCTTGCCGAGGACGCATTCCAAGCCACGTTTCTGCAACTGCATCGGAAATGCAGCCAATTCGAGCCGGGCCGCGAACTCCGGCCGTGGCTATATCGCATCGCTGCCAACCAGGCCAACGACTTGTTCCGCCGCAACCGCCGGCATCAAGCGGCGAGCCTCGAAGCAACGCACTGGACCCACGACGAGAGTGAAAGCGAACTCTCGCTCCGCGATTGCCTGAGCAAAGAAGAACGAGAACCGCACGAGCTGCTCGAATCGGCGGAGGACTGCCGACAGATTGCCTCGGCCGTCGATCAGCTTCCCGATTGGCTAAAGCAGCCCGTCCTCCTCGTCGTCTACCAAGGACTCAAATATCGCGACGCCGCCAAGATTATCGGCATCCCGCTGGGGACGCTCAAGAGTCGCCTATACGAAGCGGTCCGAAGAGTCGGAAAGCTGTCACAGCAGCCGGCCGAGCGTCGCGCTGCGACAATTCGTCGCGCACCGGCTGCTTGA